GTGCTTCGACCGGAAATGCTGCCTCATCATTAGCCGGCGCCGCGGCGGCTGTGGGTTTGCGCAGCACGATCTTCGTGCCCGAAAATGCGCCGGAGCCGAAAGTAATGCAGCTTTTGATTTTTGGCGCGCGCGTGTTTCGTGTCAAAAAGCCGGCAACCGGCATCACCGCCTACGAAGCGGCTTACGATTTGTGCACGCAAGCCTGCGAACGTTACGGTTGGTACAATCGCAACTGCGCGATTAATGCCTATTTGGTTGAGGGCAAAAAAACCGCCGGGCTTGAAATCGCCGAACAAATGCGAGCGGCAATGCCCGATTGGGTAGCGGTTTCAGTTGGCGACGGCTGCACGATTGCCGGTGTCGGCAAAGGCTTGGCAGAAATGCAGCAACTCGGTTGGATTGATCAGCGGCCAAAATTGTTGGGCGTGCAAGCCGAAGGCGCCGCGCCAATTGTCAAAACGTTTTTTACCGGCGGGGAACTGGTGCCGGATCGTGGCGAAAGTCTTGCTGAGAGCATCGCTGTCAGCAAGCCGCGCAATTGGCGCAAAGCCATCAAGGCCATTCGCGAATCGCAGGGCACGATGATTACAGTGAGCGACGAGGAAATTCTGCAGGCGCAAAGCTTGACGGCGCGGTTGGGCGGCGTCTTTGGCGAGCCGGCGGGCGTGGCGGGAATTGCCGGACTCAGGAAGGCGGTGGCGACCGGCGTGATTCCACATTCAGCATCGGTTTTGGTGATAGTCACCGGCAGTGGTTTGAAGGATATTCAAGTGTTGCGCCGAACGCTAAAAATGCCCGAGCCAATTGAGGCGGATATGGAGAGACTGGAGCATTATTTGGTTTAATTGAGGATACTTGGGCGCGTAATCACAATATTGATTCCAAGGCTCTTGATCGAGTGATCAATCGCACGGTGCGTAAAGTTCGGGCTGTAGAGCGTAAGGCATTGATGAAGAGCTTGCGGAAATCGCTTCACATGCAATCATGGTCCCCGGCACCCTTGATCCACTTGTGATCGCTGAAGATCCAACTGACGACAAGTTTTTGTGGCCGCCGTTGAAAGCGAAGCGGATTATAACATCACCAAAGAACAGGCTTGGAAGAAGCTCAAAACGTATCAAGGCATACGTATCGTGAGTCCAGGCAAATTTTATGAGATTCTCAAAAAGGGGCAGCATAAATTCAGCATGTCTTCAATTTTATTAAAAAACGCCACTGCCGTCCACATTTTTCCATCCTCCATCCATCAGATTGACCTGCGGATTCAATCGGGTCGAATCGTTGCCTGCGGCAAAGACTTAATCCCCGAACCCGGCGAGCAAGTGGATGATCTCAACGGCCGTCTCGTGCTTCCCGGCTTGGTGAATGCGCACACCCATCTCTATTCGGCGCTGGCGCGCGGCATGCCCGGCCCGCAAGAAGGGCCAAAGAATTTCTTGGAAATTTTGCAAAAAATCTGGTGGAAGCTTGATCGCGCGCTCGACGAAGAGAGCATTTACTACAGCGCGCTGATCGGCGCGATGGAAGCCGTCAAAGCCGGCACCACGACGCTCGTTGACCATCATGCTTCGCCAAATTGTATTTCGGGGTCATTGAAAATTGTTCGAGAGGCGTTGGAACAGATTGGCGTTCGCGGCGTGCTGTGTTATGAAGTCACCGATCGGAACGGCGCCGCCGGGCGGGAGGCGGGCTTGCGCGAGAATCAAAATTTTTTAGACAATCATGTCAATTCCCAATTTCGCGGCCTGGTGGGCGCGCATGCCTCGTTTACGCTTTCCGATCAGGCCTTGCGCGCCTGCGCCGGGCTGGCGCAACAAAATAACTGCGGCGTGCACATTCATCTCGCTGAAGACGGCTGCGATGCGGAAATTTCGCGCCGCGATTTTGGGCGCAGCGATATCGTCAACCGGCTTGCCGATTTCGGCGTGCTTTCAGAAAAAACAATTTTAGCTCACGGTATTTTTTTGTCGGCTGCTGATTTAAAAACAATCCTCGAGCATCGCTGCTGGCTCATGCACAACGCGCGCTCGAACATGAACAACAGCGTCGGATACGCGCCGGTGCAAAACTTTGGCGAGCGCGTTTCGCTCGGCACCGACGGTTTTCCGGCGGATATGTTTGAAGAGACTCGGTTGGCTTTTTTTAAAGGCCGTGATGCAAAAAACGGCCTCGGCCCGGCGGATTATCTCAAGTTTTTAAGCGCCGGCCATCAATTGTGCTCCGAGTTGTTCGGCATGCCGTTTGGCAAACTCGAGCCAGGCGCCGTGGCCGATCTGATTATTCTCGATTACTCCGCGCCGACGCCGTTCACCGAAGAAAATCTCGCCGGCCATGTTCTCCTCGGCATGAAAGCCGATCACGTTGCCGAGGTCATGATCGCTGGAAAATTTGTCTTGCGCAACAAAACCTTGATCGGCGTCGATGTTGAAAAAATCTATCAAAAATCCCGCGTAGCGGCGGCAAAACTTTGGAAACGGCTGCATATGCTCTGATCTTTCAATTCCGGTCATCATCCGATTTTCTGCATTATAGCACAACGAGTGCGAGCCGCAACCAAACAGGTTTTAAAAAACAAATTGCTTAAGGCGATCGCCGAGCTGGATCACTTGTGCCGGCCCCGTGTCAACAACGGAAAACGTTACGCGCGCTTCAACCCCGTCACCGCTGCAGATGGCGCGCTCTTCAAGGCGGTGCTGGCTGGCGAACATGCCCTTCAGGGTTTCGCAACAAGGATCTGCCAGCGTGGCGATATACCGTCCATGCAAAAACTGAGAAAGAACAAAGGCAGCAGAGTATGCGAGTTTCCAGACAACTCGCCAAGCTGCGAGGACACGGTTTAATCAAAAAATTCAAAAAGAGTCGCCTTTACCTTGTTACCGTAAGAGGTTATCAATGAATGACCGCGGCAGTTTACTGCCGAAACAAAGAGTTTCCGGGTTTCGTTTTGCAAGTGGCGTAAACATCTTCACGGTCGTGATGGTTTTTCCAGAGCAATACAGTAACGGAGGCTTCCAGCCTGCAAACGAAGACAAGCTGGACGCTTGCGCTACAAAAAACTTCGCGGTCGTGCCTGCCCTGCCGCAGGCCAGGGATAGTTTTTTCAGAGTAATTTGTCATGTACGTTTGCACACCCATCGCGATGAAAATGTAGCGCAGACATCTTGTCTGCAGGCAGGCTGGAAGCCCGCGCTACGGCATTTTCGTGGCACACCCATCACGATGAAAATGTAGCGCAGACATCTTGTCTGCAGGCAGGCTGGAAGCCCGCGCTACGGCATTTTCGTGGCACACCCATCACGATGAAAATGTAGCGCAGACATCTTGTCTGCATGCAGGCTGGAAGCCCGCGCTACGGCATTTTCGTGGCACACCCATCACGATGAAAATGTAGCGCAGACATCTTGTCTGCATGCAGGCTGGAAGCCTGCGCTACGGCATTTTCGCGGTATACTATACTATAGAGATAGGCCGTCATCCCTTCGGGATAGCAAAACCCGGGTAAAGTGGCCGTGATAATGATTCGGTCATGGCACTCGAGCCGACCATAGATAATAGATTGGTACGGATTCCGCCGGGGCGAGCGCCGCTCCCTGGCTTGGTGGATGGAACAGTATTTCTGCCACGAAGCAGTCACCAAAGAATCATCGCAGAAAGAACAGCGTCGCGATTTACAAACGTTCTTCAAATCGTTTCATGCTCAAAATTGATTACACCCTCAATCCCACAAAACTTCTTCCGACCATTCAACACTTGTTTGAAATTTCAGCCAGGAAAATTCATCGTCTGCATAAAGCCTGGGATCCGGCAAAAGGTTCGCCGGTGTTTACCGTGAAAGGCAAATACACCACCCGCGGCTGGACGGAGTGGACGCAGGGCTTCCAATACGGTTCGGCGATTTTGCAATTTGACGCCACCGATGAGAAAGAATTTCTCACGATAGGCCGCGAAGCAACCGTGAAGACGATGGCCAAACACGTGAGCCATATCGGCGTGCATGATCACGGTTTCAACAACATCAGCACGTATGGCAATCTCTGGCGACTGATGCGCGAAGGCCGTATTTCCGCCAATGCCTGGGAGCAAAATTTCTATGAATTGGCGTTGAAAATTTCCGGCGCGGTGCAGGCGGCGCGGTGGACTGCGCTTGGCAATGCCAACGGTTTCATTTATTCATTCAACGGGCCGCATTCGCTTTTTGTCGATACCATTCGCACGCTGCGCGTCTTGGCCGTGGCGCATCAGCTCGGCCACGTGTTGATGGGCGAGGGCGATCAACCAATTTCGCTTTTGCAGCGTTTGATCGAACATGCAAAAGCCACAGCGCAATACAATGTTTATTACGGCGCAGGCCGTGATATTTACGACGTTCGCGGCCGCGTCGCACATGAATCCATTTTCAATCGGCGCGACGGCAGTTATCGCTGCCCCAACTCGCAACAAGGCTATTCGCCGTTCAGTACCTGGACGCGCGGTCTGGCGTGGGCGATGTGCGGCTTCGCCGAGCAGCTCGAATTTTGCGATCAGCTCAATGAGGGAGAGCTGCGGCCTTTTGGGGGCAAAAAGAAATTGATAAAAGTTTTGCTCAAGGCCGCGCAAGCGACAAGTGATTTTTATCTCGAAAACACGCCGCTCGACGGCATTCCCTATTGGGACACCGGCGCGCCGAATTTGCACCGGCTCGGCGATTATCTCAATCAACCTGCCGATCCTTTTAATGCGTTTGAGCCGGTTGATAGTTCTGCTGCCGCGATCGCGGCGCAAGGATTGCTCCGGCTTGGCCGGTTCTTAAAACAATCTGGTCAAGGTTACTATCAAGCCGGTTTGACGATCACCCAAACCTTGTTGGCTCCGCCCTATTTGAGTGAGAAAGAAAATCATCAAGGCTTGCTGCTGCATTCGGTTTATCACCGGCCGCGCGGCTGGGATTACGTGCCAAAATCGACGCGGGTGCCGCGAGGTGAATCATCGATGTGGGGAGATTATCACCTGCGCGAGCTGGTGCTACTTGTATGGCGCCAAGCAAAAGAGTTGCCATATCTCACCTTCTTTTGAGTTGACTATTCTCTCGCTCTGTAATGGCGCTTAGGCCAGGCTCAAACCGTTTATTTTCCCACTAACGAATCCCGCTTATATGATTAACAAGCCTGAAATCATTATCATTACGTTTTGCTTTTTTGCGTTTTATTGCGAAAACGTCACTTGTCCGATAGTTACAAACAGGTGGCGTTTTTTTGTTACACGTCTGATTAAAAACAAATCCTGGTTTGTTCCTTAACTTTCCGCAATCTTTATACTTGCGGGTATAGCAAAATATTGGATTGGTCGCGAGAACTACGATGAAGAAAGAAATTATGGGAGAAGCTGGCGAGGGCGGCTTTGTCGATTTACTGCATAGGCCTCGTCGTCAAAATCGCTCAGAATGACAACAACCAAGGAGACTTTTGGATCTACTATAATTCCGCCCGTGCCCAGGCGCTCGGCCTCAACCCGTACGACGAAAAGGTTTTATCCGAACTGGCGCAAGGCGAATTACGATACAGTTTTGCCTACCCGCCGCTGACGCTGTATTTTTTCCGGCCGTTTGCGATGCTGGACTTCAACACGGCGTTCTACCTTATTTTGCCGGTGCTTCGCTGGCTTTTTGCTTGATGCTGTTTCTCTGGCACCTCGCTTCGCCGTTTTTGTTTGCAGAATTTGTGCGCGACACCATCGGCCGTGCAGATTGGGAACGCGGCATTGTCAATCCCTCAACGCTCGCATGCCTGCACGAGGCGTTCGACTTGGTGGCCGCAAAAACCGGTGCCATCATTCCGCAGCTGGTGCCGCGGATGCTTTTCGTGACCATAGCAGCCGTGGTCGTCGTGATGACTTGGCGCGCCATTAAAATAAAGCGCGACAGTTTGATCGTGATCTATCTGGCTTGTTTGGTTTATGCACTCATCATGCCGCGTTTCAAGGATTATTCTTTCATCATCCTAATTTTGCCGGCGTATTTTATTCTCAAAAACATAACGGTCAAGGCCTGGGTTTTCATCCTTTTCTTGCCTCTGCTTTACCCAATCAATCCGGCCAACGGACTTTTTCCCATGCCCGGCTTTGATATCATCACCAAATTGCTGAGGGAATATTACACTTTATTCATGGCGTATGGAATATGGGTGTTGTATCTGTACGAGGCGTTTATGCAGACGCCCCGCGC
The sequence above is drawn from the candidate division KSB1 bacterium genome and encodes:
- the thrC gene encoding threonine synthase, which encodes MLGLRCVICGKIYSPEILYTCPTCGSEGILDVLYDYEKIKKIFQPEALANRPHDIRRYEELLPINGTERLPATKVGWTPIFEAKKLASTLSIARLFIKDEGRNPTASFKDRASTVGVAKAQELGFADIACASTGNAASSLAGAAAAVGLRSTIFVPENAPEPKVMQLLIFGARVFRVKKPATGITAYEAAYDLCTQACERYGWYNRNCAINAYLVEGKKTAGLEIAEQMRAAMPDWVAVSVGDGCTIAGVGKGLAEMQQLGWIDQRPKLLGVQAEGAAPIVKTFFTGGELVPDRGESLAESIAVSKPRNWRKAIKAIRESQGTMITVSDEEILQAQSLTARLGGVFGEPAGVAGIAGLRKAVATGVIPHSASVLVIVTGSGLKDIQVLRRTLKMPEPIEADMERLEHYLV
- the ssnA gene encoding putative aminohydrolase SsnA yields the protein MAAVESEADYNITKEQAWKKLKTYQGIRIVSPGKFYEILKKGQHKFSMSSILLKNATAVHIFPSSIHQIDLRIQSGRIVACGKDLIPEPGEQVDDLNGRLVLPGLVNAHTHLYSALARGMPGPQEGPKNFLEILQKIWWKLDRALDEESIYYSALIGAMEAVKAGTTTLVDHHASPNCISGSLKIVREALEQIGVRGVLCYEVTDRNGAAGREAGLRENQNFLDNHVNSQFRGLVGAHASFTLSDQALRACAGLAQQNNCGVHIHLAEDGCDAEISRRDFGRSDIVNRLADFGVLSEKTILAHGIFLSAADLKTILEHRCWLMHNARSNMNNSVGYAPVQNFGERVSLGTDGFPADMFEETRLAFFKGRDAKNGLGPADYLKFLSAGHQLCSELFGMPFGKLEPGAVADLIILDYSAPTPFTEENLAGHVLLGMKADHVAEVMIAGKFVLRNKTLIGVDVEKIYQKSRVAAAKLWKRLHML
- a CDS encoding glycosyl hydrolase encodes the protein MLKIDYTLNPTKLLPTIQHLFEISARKIHRLHKAWDPAKGSPVFTVKGKYTTRGWTEWTQGFQYGSAILQFDATDEKEFLTIGREATVKTMAKHVSHIGVHDHGFNNISTYGNLWRLMREGRISANAWEQNFYELALKISGAVQAARWTALGNANGFIYSFNGPHSLFVDTIRTLRVLAVAHQLGHVLMGEGDQPISLLQRLIEHAKATAQYNVYYGAGRDIYDVRGRVAHESIFNRRDGSYRCPNSQQGYSPFSTWTRGLAWAMCGFAEQLEFCDQLNEGELRPFGGKKKLIKVLLKAAQATSDFYLENTPLDGIPYWDTGAPNLHRLGDYLNQPADPFNAFEPVDSSAAAIAAQGLLRLGRFLKQSGQGYYQAGLTITQTLLAPPYLSEKENHQGLLLHSVYHRPRGWDYVPKSTRVPRGESSMWGDYHLRELVLLVWRQAKELPYLTFF